A single Paenibacillus sp. FSL R5-0517 DNA region contains:
- a CDS encoding MDR family MFS transporter, with protein MVARKNSIGLVLAGLLLSILMASMDNTIVATAMGDIVGKLGGLDKFVWVTSAYMVAEMAGMPIFGKLSDMYGRKKFFVFGIIVFMLGSALCGTATSIVELTMYRAIQGIGAGALVPIAFTIMFDVVAPESRGKLGGLFGAVFGLSSVFGPLLGAYITQYATWEWVFYINLPLGLIAFVFIAFFYKESHQHQSQQIDWLGAVTLIGAVVCLIFGLELGGKTFAWGSWQILGLFAGFVALALLFLFAETKAKEPIISFGMFRNRVYWSSNVIGMFSGAAFITASVYIPIFIQGVLGGKATNSGLVLLPMMLGSVVTASLGGVLMTKIKYRNIMIPTLALLVIGLGLLTTLDESSSLWTIRIYMVMVGLGVGASFSVLSNAAMNAFEPRRRGAASSTLNFLRSLGMTMGITIFGIVQSQVFTRKMNDALAGAAAETGGASAGGMPQGMDLTDPHALLSPELRQAIPPQVLDSITHALSSSIVQLFAWAVIPAALALVASFFMGKEKMVVGEEQGEYTGGH; from the coding sequence ATGGTTGCACGTAAAAACAGTATTGGATTGGTGCTGGCAGGGTTACTGCTCAGCATACTAATGGCTTCGATGGATAATACCATCGTGGCAACAGCTATGGGGGATATTGTCGGGAAGCTGGGTGGGCTCGACAAGTTCGTCTGGGTTACCTCCGCGTACATGGTGGCTGAGATGGCGGGGATGCCAATCTTCGGTAAGTTATCCGATATGTATGGACGGAAGAAGTTTTTTGTCTTTGGTATTATTGTATTTATGCTTGGCTCAGCACTGTGCGGAACGGCAACGTCTATTGTGGAATTGACGATGTACAGAGCAATTCAAGGTATTGGTGCAGGTGCTTTGGTACCGATTGCCTTTACGATCATGTTTGATGTCGTAGCACCAGAATCTCGTGGTAAATTGGGTGGATTGTTTGGAGCGGTCTTCGGTCTGTCCAGCGTCTTTGGACCACTGCTGGGTGCTTACATTACTCAGTATGCGACATGGGAATGGGTATTCTATATCAACCTGCCGCTCGGCTTGATTGCATTTGTGTTTATTGCCTTCTTCTACAAGGAGTCTCATCAGCATCAATCCCAACAGATCGACTGGCTGGGTGCTGTAACACTGATTGGCGCTGTCGTGTGCCTGATCTTTGGTCTGGAATTGGGCGGCAAGACGTTTGCCTGGGGTTCATGGCAGATTCTTGGCCTGTTTGCCGGATTTGTAGCACTAGCGCTGCTGTTCCTGTTTGCAGAAACAAAAGCGAAGGAACCGATCATCTCTTTCGGCATGTTCCGCAACCGGGTCTACTGGTCCAGTAATGTTATTGGGATGTTCAGTGGTGCGGCGTTCATTACAGCATCCGTGTACATTCCGATCTTCATACAGGGGGTACTCGGTGGCAAAGCGACCAACTCCGGTCTCGTACTTTTACCGATGATGCTAGGGTCCGTTGTGACGGCATCCCTGGGCGGGGTGCTCATGACCAAAATCAAATATCGCAATATCATGATTCCTACGTTGGCCTTACTTGTCATTGGACTTGGATTGCTGACTACATTGGATGAGAGTTCTTCCCTCTGGACGATACGTATTTACATGGTGATGGTTGGTCTGGGTGTCGGGGCCTCGTTCTCGGTACTCAGCAATGCAGCCATGAACGCATTTGAACCGCGAAGACGCGGAGCAGCAAGCTCCACGCTTAACTTTTTGCGGTCCCTCGGCATGACGATGGGTATTACGATCTTTGGTATCGTGCAGAGCCAGGTATTTACGCGTAAAATGAATGATGCTCTCGCAGGAGCAGCTGCGGAGACAGGTGGTGCTTCCGCGGGTGGTATGCCTCAGGGAATGGATCTGACCGATCCACATGCGTTGCTCTCACCAGAACTCAGACAGGCGATTCCGCCTCAGGTGCTGGATAGCATCACACATGCTCTATCTTCTTCCATCGTGCAGTTGTTTGCTTGGGCCGTGATTCCAGCTGCACTCGCGTTGGTTGCTTCTTTCTTCATGGGAAAAGAGAAGATGGTCGTAGGCGAAGAGCAAGGCGAATACACAGGCGGTCACTAA
- a CDS encoding polymer-forming cytoskeletal protein: MEERNKRNDLNVSGMSQTAGGEFHRVSIDGMAKVNGNLDCTSMEVNGTLKMHGALSSESATINGMCTLNGPLTSSRVRVDGMTTINGDLHSPEIEVNGKCTVRGRVDGERIDIGGVIDVEGDVQCESLNVQGNIKISGFLNAGTVEIRLHTSSSAKEIGGERIDIRRKEQQNGFWKSIGLGGTPSFKTSLIEGDEIVLEDTEADIVRGSNIFIGRGCNIRLVEYSGELEVDQDAKVGSSQRI, from the coding sequence ATGGAAGAACGAAATAAGCGGAATGATCTGAATGTATCGGGTATGAGTCAAACGGCAGGTGGGGAGTTTCACCGTGTATCGATTGATGGTATGGCTAAGGTGAATGGTAATCTGGACTGTACCTCTATGGAAGTGAATGGAACATTGAAGATGCACGGCGCTTTAAGCTCCGAGAGTGCAACGATTAACGGCATGTGTACGTTGAATGGCCCCTTGACCAGTTCGCGTGTTCGTGTGGATGGCATGACGACAATTAACGGAGATCTTCATAGCCCTGAGATTGAAGTGAACGGGAAGTGTACCGTACGTGGAAGAGTAGATGGGGAACGAATTGATATTGGCGGCGTGATCGATGTTGAAGGTGATGTGCAATGTGAGTCCTTGAACGTACAGGGAAATATCAAGATCAGCGGCTTCCTGAATGCGGGAACAGTGGAGATCAGGCTTCACACCTCTTCTTCGGCTAAAGAGATTGGCGGAGAGCGTATTGATATTCGTCGCAAGGAACAACAGAACGGGTTCTGGAAAAGTATTGGCCTGGGCGGAACTCCATCATTTAAGACATCCTTGATTGAGGGCGATGAGATTGTGCTGGAAGATACCGAAGCTGATATTGTTCGGGGGAGTAACATTTTCATCGGTCGCGGCTGTAACATCCGGCTGGTCGAATATTCAGGTGAACTTGAGGTAGATCAGGATGCCAAGGTGGGCAGCAGTCAGCGAATTTAA
- a CDS encoding YhbD family protein yields MTDDLISKKELLDLTGISYGQLYRWKRKNLIPEEWFIRKSSYTGQETFFPKQQILLRIDKILNMKDGLSLDELADVFSPTLGEVEMSAQQLLERNIVSQISLDLMKEAGREQSLYALEQIMMLYVLDKLLMSGDITRQEGVLLIDVMSEHYYRFTGKPSELVLIRKMGVPSFMLVTAGMEFYFDNGVKVVVRQPMGTFMEELKLKLG; encoded by the coding sequence ATGACGGATGATTTGATCTCCAAAAAAGAACTGCTGGACCTGACAGGAATCTCCTACGGCCAGTTATACCGCTGGAAGCGGAAAAATCTCATTCCGGAAGAATGGTTTATTCGGAAGTCGTCCTACACCGGACAAGAGACCTTTTTTCCCAAACAACAGATTTTACTGCGCATTGACAAGATTCTCAATATGAAAGACGGATTATCGCTGGATGAGCTGGCGGACGTGTTCTCACCTACGTTGGGTGAAGTGGAAATGTCCGCACAACAGTTGTTAGAGCGAAACATTGTTTCGCAAATATCGCTGGATTTGATGAAAGAAGCAGGTCGGGAACAATCGTTATATGCTTTGGAGCAGATCATGATGCTCTACGTCCTTGATAAGCTGTTAATGAGCGGAGATATTACTCGGCAAGAGGGTGTGTTGCTAATCGATGTGATGTCCGAACATTATTATCGTTTTACAGGCAAACCCAGCGAACTGGTGCTTATTCGTAAGATGGGTGTTCCTTCATTCATGCTGGTAACAGCAGGAATGGAGTTTTATTTTGACAATGGTGTGAAGGTGGTTGTTAGGCAGCCGATGGGAACATTTATGGAAGAATTAAAACTCAAATTGGGATAA
- a CDS encoding alpha/beta hydrolase family protein has translation MALIKCDFYSDTLGLSTSMHVILPQQTHNQIGMENVTGKGLHPTLYLLHGLSDDDSIWLRRTSIERYVANLGIAVVMPQVHRSFYTDMVEGGKYWTFISEELPKLARSFFPLSPKREDNFVAGLSMGGYGAFKLALRKPEQYAAAASLSGALDMSAHMDRNASSALQQTELQRIFGPDVTGTENDLIHLLKENQSGESPRPLLYQCCGTEDFLYEDNQTFRQACEQTNFELTYEEGPGEHEWGYWDAKIQDVLKWLPLPKRD, from the coding sequence ATGGCACTTATTAAATGTGATTTTTACTCCGATACACTTGGGCTGAGTACCAGTATGCATGTCATTCTGCCGCAACAAACCCACAATCAGATCGGTATGGAGAACGTGACAGGCAAAGGACTTCATCCAACCCTGTACCTGTTACACGGTCTATCGGATGATGATTCCATCTGGCTGCGCCGCACATCGATTGAACGTTATGTAGCCAACCTAGGAATCGCCGTTGTTATGCCGCAAGTACATCGCAGTTTCTATACAGATATGGTCGAAGGCGGAAAATACTGGACGTTTATCAGCGAAGAACTGCCTAAACTTGCTCGTTCTTTCTTCCCTCTGTCACCAAAGCGTGAGGATAACTTCGTTGCTGGATTATCCATGGGTGGTTATGGCGCGTTCAAGCTGGCCCTTCGTAAACCAGAACAGTATGCGGCAGCTGCCAGTTTGTCTGGTGCTCTCGATATGTCTGCACATATGGATAGAAACGCATCCTCAGCCTTACAACAAACGGAGTTACAGCGGATTTTCGGACCCGATGTGACAGGTACAGAGAACGATCTGATCCATCTGTTAAAAGAAAATCAATCTGGCGAAAGCCCACGACCTTTGCTCTACCAATGTTGCGGAACGGAAGATTTCCTGTATGAGGATAATCAAACTTTCCGTCAAGCCTGCGAACAAACCAACTTCGAATTGACGTACGAGGAAGGGCCTGGTGAACATGAATGGGGCTACTGGGATGCCAAGATCCAGGATGTATTGAAATGGTTGCCTTTGCCCAAGCGCGATTAG
- the argH gene encoding argininosuccinate lyase — MSKLWGGRFTKQTNHLVEEYTASINFDKALAEEDIQGSLAHVTMLGKCGILPAEDVETIKEGLITVLHKIRAGEVEFSVSDEDIHMNIEKNLIDTIGPVGGKLHTGRSRNDQVATDMHLYLRERVVGFVGMLHSLQEALIGQAKDNLDTIVPGYTHLQRAQPILFAHHLMAYVSMFQRDAERLMDSYKRINILPLGAGALAGTTFPIDRHFVAEQLGFDGVYENSLDAVSDRDFIVEFLAAASLIMTHLSRLSEELVLWSSTEFGFVELDDAFCTGSSIMPQKKNPDVPELVRGKTGRVYGNLIGLLTVLKSLPLAYNKDMQEDKEGMFDTVATLEGALQLFAPMIATMTVNKDRMRQAVNQDFSNATDIADFLVGEGLPFRQAHEVIGKTVLYCIQNSKYLLDLTIDEFKQFSPLFDDRIYDVLQPEAVVNARNVYGGTASGQVAEAITRSEKVLEITEQWITNRG, encoded by the coding sequence GTGAGCAAGCTGTGGGGAGGACGTTTTACAAAACAAACCAATCATTTGGTTGAGGAATATACGGCATCAATCAATTTTGACAAAGCTTTGGCTGAGGAAGATATACAGGGCAGTCTGGCCCATGTAACGATGCTGGGCAAATGTGGTATTCTTCCAGCGGAAGATGTGGAAACGATCAAAGAAGGTCTAATCACCGTTCTGCACAAAATCCGTGCGGGCGAAGTGGAATTCTCCGTTTCGGATGAAGATATCCACATGAATATTGAGAAAAACCTGATTGATACGATTGGCCCTGTAGGCGGCAAACTACATACAGGCCGTAGTCGGAACGACCAGGTTGCAACGGATATGCACCTATACTTGCGTGAGCGCGTGGTTGGCTTTGTAGGCATGCTGCATTCCTTGCAGGAAGCACTGATTGGACAAGCGAAAGATAACCTCGATACCATCGTACCGGGTTATACACATCTTCAACGGGCACAGCCGATTCTGTTCGCCCATCACCTGATGGCGTATGTCTCCATGTTCCAACGTGATGCGGAGCGTCTGATGGACAGTTACAAACGCATTAACATCCTGCCACTGGGTGCAGGTGCGCTCGCTGGCACAACATTCCCGATTGACCGTCATTTTGTGGCGGAACAACTGGGCTTTGATGGTGTGTACGAGAACAGTCTGGACGCAGTAAGCGACCGCGACTTCATCGTTGAGTTCCTGGCAGCAGCTTCCCTCATCATGACTCACTTGTCCCGTCTGAGTGAAGAGCTGGTGCTGTGGAGCAGCACAGAGTTTGGATTCGTTGAACTGGACGATGCGTTCTGCACAGGCAGCAGCATTATGCCTCAGAAGAAAAACCCGGACGTTCCTGAACTCGTTCGTGGTAAAACAGGACGTGTGTACGGCAACCTGATTGGTTTGCTGACCGTACTGAAATCTCTTCCACTGGCATACAACAAAGATATGCAGGAAGACAAAGAAGGCATGTTCGACACGGTAGCAACGCTGGAAGGTGCACTTCAACTGTTTGCTCCAATGATCGCAACAATGACCGTGAACAAGGATCGGATGCGTCAAGCGGTCAACCAGGATTTCTCGAACGCCACGGATATTGCCGATTTCCTCGTAGGCGAAGGCTTGCCTTTCCGTCAGGCGCATGAAGTGATTGGTAAAACGGTGCTGTACTGCATCCAGAACAGCAAGTATTTGCTGGATCTGACGATCGATGAATTCAAGCAGTTCTCACCACTGTTCGATGACCGGATCTATGATGTACTTCAACCGGAAGCGGTAGTGAACGCTCGTAACGTTTACGGTGGAACAGCTTCGGGTCAAGTTGCCGAAGCCATCACACGCAGTGAGAAGGTACTGGAGATTACCGAGCAATGGATTACGAACCGCGGTTAA
- a CDS encoding argininosuccinate synthase: protein MAKEKIVLAYSGGLDTSVILKWLKETYDAEIIAFTADIGQKDELDGLEEKALATGASKVYIDDLRDEFAKDFIYPMFQAGALYEGQYLLGTSIARPLIAKRMVDIARAEGATAIAHGATGKGNDQVRFELNAAALTPDINVIAPWRLEEFRNQFPGRAEMIAYAEKHGIPVTASAAKPYSTDRNLLHISYESGVLEDPWFDPSADENKDMFLLSSAPEDAPDQAEYVELEFEQGDCVALNGERLSPLQVMEQLNELGGKHGIGRVDMVENRFVGMKSRGVYETPGGTILFTAHRKMESITMDREVMNLRDSLITRYSTLVYNGFWFAPERLALQALVTESQKNVTGTVRVKLYKGNIIGAGVKSPVSLYNPDIATMEADPTQAYDQGDATGFIRLNALRLKVNSGVEQNKN from the coding sequence ATGGCTAAGGAAAAAATTGTACTCGCGTATTCGGGCGGGTTGGACACATCTGTAATTTTGAAATGGTTGAAAGAAACATATGATGCTGAGATTATCGCTTTCACAGCGGATATCGGACAAAAGGACGAACTGGATGGCTTGGAGGAAAAAGCACTCGCTACTGGCGCTTCCAAAGTATACATCGACGATCTGCGCGATGAATTCGCGAAAGATTTCATCTATCCGATGTTCCAGGCAGGTGCCCTTTATGAAGGACAATACCTGCTCGGCACAAGTATCGCTCGTCCACTGATCGCTAAACGCATGGTGGATATCGCTCGTGCAGAAGGTGCTACAGCCATCGCTCACGGCGCTACGGGTAAAGGAAATGACCAAGTTCGCTTTGAGTTGAACGCGGCTGCGCTGACACCAGACATTAACGTCATTGCACCTTGGCGTCTGGAAGAATTCCGCAACCAGTTCCCGGGACGTGCAGAGATGATTGCTTACGCTGAGAAACATGGCATTCCGGTAACCGCATCTGCGGCTAAACCATACTCTACAGACCGTAACTTGCTGCATATCAGCTATGAGAGCGGTGTGCTTGAAGATCCTTGGTTCGATCCAAGCGCGGACGAGAACAAAGACATGTTCCTGCTGAGCAGTGCACCTGAAGATGCACCAGACCAAGCGGAATATGTTGAGCTTGAATTCGAACAAGGTGACTGTGTTGCACTGAACGGTGAGCGCTTGAGCCCACTGCAAGTGATGGAGCAATTGAACGAGCTGGGTGGCAAACATGGTATTGGCCGTGTAGATATGGTTGAGAACCGTTTTGTGGGTATGAAGAGCCGTGGCGTGTACGAAACCCCAGGTGGAACGATCTTGTTCACCGCACATCGCAAAATGGAATCCATCACGATGGACCGTGAAGTGATGAACCTGCGTGATAGCCTGATCACACGTTATAGCACCCTGGTATACAACGGTTTCTGGTTCGCACCAGAGCGTCTTGCATTGCAAGCGCTGGTGACTGAAAGCCAAAAAAATGTAACAGGTACCGTACGTGTGAAGCTGTACAAAGGCAATATCATCGGCGCAGGTGTGAAAAGTCCTGTCAGTCTCTACAATCCGGACATCGCAACGATGGAAGCTGATCCAACGCAAGCTTACGATCAAGGGGATGCAACAGGCTTTATCCGCCTGAACGCACTTCGTCTGAAAGTAAACTCCGGCGTGGAGCAGAACAAAAACTAA
- the argF gene encoding ornithine carbamoyltransferase — translation MTAQQTEKIQKIDLRGRDFIEFTDYTAEEIRYLLDLAIEIKGKQKSGVPFQPLKGKTIGLIFEKSSTRTRVSFEVGMFQLGGHALFLSKNDIQLGRGETTHDTAKVLSRYLDGIMIRTFGHHNVTELAEHADVPVINGLSDAAHPCQVLADFQTVLEHKGKLAGLKMAYIGDGNNMAHSLMLGAAKMGMHVAVATPEGYEPDSAVVEQARIIAQESGSEVTVTYSAQEAAKDADIVYTDVWASMGFEEEQKIREQAFAAYQVDEELMKSAKPDYMFLHCLPAHRGEEVSAGVIDGPNSLIFDQAENRLHAQKALMAALMSE, via the coding sequence ATGACAGCACAACAGACGGAAAAGATTCAGAAGATTGATCTGAGAGGCCGGGATTTTATCGAATTCACGGACTACACGGCAGAGGAGATTCGTTATCTGCTTGATCTCGCGATCGAGATTAAAGGCAAGCAAAAAAGCGGTGTACCGTTTCAACCGTTGAAAGGCAAAACGATCGGACTTATTTTTGAAAAATCATCTACACGTACGCGTGTATCCTTTGAAGTAGGCATGTTCCAATTGGGTGGACACGCGCTCTTCCTGAGCAAAAATGATATCCAGCTGGGTCGTGGGGAAACAACACATGATACAGCCAAAGTATTGTCCCGCTACCTGGACGGCATCATGATTCGTACCTTTGGACACCATAATGTAACTGAACTGGCAGAGCATGCGGATGTTCCAGTCATTAACGGCCTGAGCGATGCAGCGCATCCTTGCCAGGTACTGGCAGACTTCCAAACGGTGCTGGAGCACAAAGGCAAGCTCGCAGGTCTGAAAATGGCTTACATCGGAGATGGCAACAACATGGCACACTCCCTGATGCTCGGTGCAGCGAAGATGGGGATGCATGTTGCTGTAGCAACGCCAGAAGGTTATGAGCCGGATAGCGCAGTAGTGGAGCAGGCACGTATTATCGCACAGGAGAGCGGTTCTGAAGTGACTGTAACGTACAGTGCACAAGAAGCCGCCAAAGATGCAGATATCGTGTACACGGATGTGTGGGCAAGCATGGGCTTTGAAGAAGAGCAGAAGATTCGTGAGCAAGCGTTTGCGGCATACCAAGTGGATGAGGAACTGATGAAAAGCGCGAAGCCGGACTACATGTTCTTGCACTGTCTGCCAGCACACCGCGGCGAAGAAGTGAGTGCCGGTGTAATTGACGGACCGAACTCCCTGATCTTTGATCAGGCGGAGAATCGCTTGCATGCACAGAAAGCATTAATGGCTGCGTTAATGAGCGAATAG
- a CDS encoding aspartate aminotransferase family protein produces MAKGNEQPGSGTAVAGAAATGAAAQTESSLFQTYARYPISLVKGKGSWLWDDQGNRYLDFMCGLAVTSLGHAPEKVGAKLKAQIDELWHVSNLFQIPGQEKAAALLTANTCADAVFFCNSGAEANEAAIKVARRYHQKVKGTDRYEVITFAQSFHGRTLATLTATGQDKVKEGFLPLPAGFVTVPLHDIPALEAAIGPKTAAIMLEMVQAEGGVYPVEPEFVKHVRKLCDEHGLLLIVDEVQTGMGRTGKLFAHEHYGIEPDVFTVAKGIGSGFPVGAMLGKGFLRDAFTPGSHATTFGGTPLASSVVIATIETMLEDRLPERAAEMGEYLMSSLRNRLAGNSFVKEVRGMGLLVGIECAEPVGDIVLAGQKRGILFVSAGPNVIRLLPNLYVSKEEIDEAVSLVGTLIEEHVAAKA; encoded by the coding sequence ATGGCAAAAGGCAACGAACAGCCAGGTTCTGGCACAGCGGTAGCGGGCGCAGCAGCAACAGGTGCAGCGGCACAGACGGAAAGCTCGCTTTTTCAAACATATGCGCGTTATCCAATCAGTCTGGTCAAAGGTAAAGGAAGTTGGTTGTGGGATGACCAAGGCAACCGTTATCTAGATTTCATGTGCGGACTCGCTGTAACCAGCCTGGGCCATGCACCAGAGAAAGTCGGTGCCAAGCTGAAAGCTCAGATTGATGAGCTGTGGCATGTGTCCAACCTGTTCCAGATTCCGGGCCAGGAGAAAGCAGCAGCACTGCTGACAGCCAATACATGTGCTGATGCCGTGTTCTTCTGTAACAGTGGTGCCGAAGCGAACGAAGCGGCAATCAAAGTAGCACGTCGTTATCACCAGAAAGTGAAAGGAACAGATCGCTATGAAGTGATCACCTTTGCCCAGTCCTTCCACGGACGGACACTTGCAACATTGACGGCAACTGGACAGGATAAGGTGAAAGAAGGATTTTTGCCATTGCCAGCCGGATTTGTAACTGTACCTTTGCATGATATTCCTGCACTTGAAGCGGCAATTGGACCTAAGACGGCAGCAATTATGCTGGAAATGGTTCAGGCCGAGGGCGGTGTATATCCAGTTGAGCCGGAATTCGTCAAGCATGTACGGAAACTGTGTGACGAGCACGGATTGTTACTCATTGTGGATGAAGTGCAGACTGGAATGGGACGTACTGGTAAATTGTTTGCACACGAACATTATGGCATTGAGCCAGACGTGTTCACCGTTGCCAAAGGTATCGGCAGTGGTTTCCCTGTAGGCGCGATGCTGGGTAAAGGCTTCCTGCGGGATGCGTTCACGCCAGGTAGTCATGCGACCACCTTTGGTGGAACACCACTTGCTTCATCCGTTGTGATTGCGACCATCGAAACGATGTTGGAAGATCGTTTGCCAGAGCGTGCAGCGGAGATGGGTGAATACCTGATGAGCTCCCTGCGGAATCGCTTGGCAGGTAATTCCTTTGTGAAGGAAGTACGTGGCATGGGATTGCTCGTTGGTATTGAATGTGCTGAGCCGGTAGGTGATATTGTGCTTGCTGGGCAAAAACGCGGTATTTTGTTTGTCTCTGCAGGACCAAATGTGATTCGTTTGCTTCCGAACCTGTATGTGAGCAAAGAAGAGATCGACGAGGCCGTATCGCTGGTAGGCACATTGATCGAAGAGCACGTAGCGGCGAAAGCCTAA